One region of Populus trichocarpa isolate Nisqually-1 chromosome 4, P.trichocarpa_v4.1, whole genome shotgun sequence genomic DNA includes:
- the LOC18097662 gene encoding F-box/kelch-repeat protein At5g15710 isoform X1, with amino-acid sequence MDGSAGESSESGSIVSSSQSSKNGAHDIDDGCPRQVSPVRIDGSRNTSPMGRVGLRNTSPSRQKVIKTKPRGLDEETIATFGKVVHPDIQMEDSIWAMLPEDLLNEILVRVPPFMIFRLRSVCKRWNSILQDSSFLKFHSQVPSHGPCLLTFWKNPHTPQCSVFSLPLKAWYRIPFTFLPQWAFWLVGSSGGLVCFSGLDGLTFKTLVCNPLTQTWRTLPSMHYNQQRQLIMVVDRIDRSFKVIATGDIYGDKSLPTEVYDSKLDRWSLHQIMPAVNLCSSKMAYCDSRLYLEALSPLGLMMYRLDTGYWEHIPAKFPRSLLDGYLVAGTQKRLFLVGRIGLYSTLQSMRIWELDHAKITWVEISRMPPKYFRALLRLSAERFECFGQDNLICFTSWNQGKGLLYDVDKKVWSWIAGCALQSYNCQVCFYEPRFDDYIY; translated from the coding sequence ATGGATGGTAGTGCTGGGGAGTCATCTGAATCTGGGTCTATTGTATCTAGTTCACAATCCTCGAAAAATGGGGCGCATGATATTGATGATGGTTGTCCTAGGCAAGTGTCACCTGTTAGAATTGATGGGTCGAGGAATACGAGTCCCATGGGTCGCGTTGGATTGAGAAATACTAGTCCTTCCAGACAAAAGGTGATTAAAACCAAACCACGTGGTTTAGATGAGGAAACGATTGCTACATTTGGTAAGGTTGTCCACCCTGATATTCAAATGGAGGATAGCATATGGGCAATGTTGCCTGAGGATCTATTGAATGAGATTTTAGTAAGGGTTCCTCCATTTATGATATTCCGTCTTCGTTCTGTTTGTAAACGATGGAATTCAATTCTCCAAGATAGtagttttcttaaatttcactCCCAAGTTCCATCTCATGGGCCTTGCCTTTTGACATTTTGGAAGAACCCGCACACCCCACAATGCTCAGTTTTCAGCTTGCCCTTGAAAGCTTGGTATAGAATTCCGTTCACATTTTTGCCACAGTGGGCATTTTGGTTGGTTGGTTCTTCAGGGggccttgtttgtttttctggACTTGATGGGCTAACTTTCAAAACTTTAGTTTGTAATCCGCTCACACAAACTTGGAGGACATTGCCTAGCATGCATTATAATCAGCAAAGGCAGTTAATAATGGTTGTGGATAGAATAGACCGTTCATTCAAAGTGATAGCCACCGGTGATATTTATGGGGATAAGTCATTGCCTACTGAAGTGTATGATTCAAAGCTTGACAGATGGTCACTCCACCAGATAATGCCCGCAGTCAACCTTTGCTCCTCAAAGATGGCTTATTGTGACTCCAGACTGTACCTGGAAGCCCTTTCACCGCTTGGTTTGATGATGTATAGGCTTGACACAGGTTACTGGGAACACATTCCAGCAAAATTTCCCAGGTCCTTGTTGGATGGATATCTGGTAGCTGGCACTCAGAAGCGTCTGTTTTTAGTTGGAAGGATTGGCCTTTATAGTACTCTTCAGAGTATGAGAATTTGGGAATTAGATCATGCTAAGATTACATGGGTGGAGATTAGTAGGATGCCACCAAAGTATTTTCGAGCTCTGTTGAGGTTATCAGCTGAAAGATTCGAGTGCTTTGGACAGGATAACTTGATTTGCTTTACATCTTGGAACCAAGGAAAAGGCCTTCTATATGATGTGGATAAGAAGGTCTGGTCTTGGATTGCTGGATGTGCGCTTCAGTCATACAACTGCCAGGTCTGTTTCTATGAGCCAAGATTTGATGACTACATCTATTGA
- the LOC18097660 gene encoding eukaryotic translation initiation factor 5: MALQNIGAANSDDAFYRYKMPKMITKIEGRGNGIKTNIVNMVDIAKALARPASYTTKYFGCELGAQSKFDEKTGTSHVNGSHDTAKLAGLLENFIKKYVQCYGCGNPETEVIITKSQMIQLKCAACGFVSDVDMRDKLTTFIVKNPPETKKGSKDKKAMRRAEKERLKEGEAADEEQKKLKNGKKKGSSTKDGHAKASSIKKKANSSDEERGSPTHSQVDEKEEADDEDDVQWQTDTSLEAARQRIQEQLSAATADMVMLAADETEKNSKTASKENGSPREEEPKAGCGNSSAYETLVEEVKANLKKGVSASKIQSVLGSLDGSAQEKMNGLFEALFEGVEKGFAKEVGKKKKYLAAAVAQDEGSQLLLLRAIGAFCGKSSSSALKEVALVMKDLYDADVLEEEYIVQWYQEGLEGPSKDSQIWKNAKPFIEWLQNAESESEEE; encoded by the coding sequence ATGGCGTTGCAGAATATTGGTGCTGCAAACAGTGATGATGCCTTCTACAGGTACAAGATGCCTAAGATGATTACCAAAATTGAGGGCCGAGGAAATGGCATCAAGACAAACATTGTCAACATGGTTGATATTGCAAAGGCTTTGGCAAGGCCAGCTTCTTACACTACGAAGTACTTTGGTTGTGAGCTTGGTGCACAATCCAAATTTGATGAGAAAACAGGGACTTCCCATGTGAATGGCTCTCATGACACTGCCAAACTTGCAGGCCTTCTTGAGAACTTTATCAAGAAATATGTCCAGTGTTATGGCTGTGGAAACCCTGAGACTGAGGTAATCATCACCAAAAGCCAGATGATCCAGCTGAAATGTGCTGCTTGTGGTTTTGTGTCGGATGTTGATATGAGGGACAAGCTCACCACTTTCATTGTGAAGAATCCACCAGAAACAAAGAAGGGATCAAAGGACAAGAAGGCAATGAGGAGGGCTGAGAAGGAGCGACTGAAGGAAGGTGAAGCTGCCGATGAGGAGCAGAAGAAACTGAAGAATGGTAAGAAGAAGGGATCTTCTACAAAGGATGGCCATGCAAAAGCTAGCTCTATTAAGAAGAAAGCAAACAGCTCTGATGAGGAACGCGGGTCACCAACTCATAGCCAGGTTGATGAGAAGGAAGAGgctgatgatgaagatgatgtcCAGTGGCAAACTGATACATCTCTGGAGGCTGCTCGCCAACGCATTCAGGAGCAGTTGAGTGCTGCGACAGCTGATATGGTCATGCTCGCCGCAGATGAGACAGAGAAGAATTCAAAGACAGCCAGCAAAGAAAATGGCAGTCCTCGAGAGGAGGAACCAAAAGCTGGTTGCGGGAATTCAAGTGCATATGAAACTCTCGTGGAGGAGGTGAAGGCAAACCTGAAGAAGGGAGTATCTGCAAGCAAAATACAGTCTGTTCTCGGTTCACTTGATGGGTCTGCTCAGGAAAAGATGAATGGTCTGTTTGAGGCATTGTTTGAGGGTGTTGAGAAAGGATTTGCGAAGGAGGTtggcaagaagaagaagtatCTGGCTGCCGCTGTTGCTCAGGATGAGGGATCACAGTTGCTTCTGCTCCGAGCAATCGGGGCATTCTGTGGGAAGTCGAGCTCAAGTGCACTGAAGGAAGTGGCTCTTGTCATGAAAGACCTGTATGATGCTGATGTCCTGGAGGAAGAGTACATCGTGCAGTGGTATCAGGAAGGGCTAGAGGGACCAAGCAAGGATTCTCAGATTTGGAAGAATGCTAAGCCCTTCATTGAATGGCTTCAGAATGCTGAGTCTGAGTCGGAGGAAGAATGA
- the LOC18097662 gene encoding F-box/kelch-repeat protein At5g15710 isoform X2: MGRVGLRNTSPSRQKVIKTKPRGLDEETIATFGKVVHPDIQMEDSIWAMLPEDLLNEILVRVPPFMIFRLRSVCKRWNSILQDSSFLKFHSQVPSHGPCLLTFWKNPHTPQCSVFSLPLKAWYRIPFTFLPQWAFWLVGSSGGLVCFSGLDGLTFKTLVCNPLTQTWRTLPSMHYNQQRQLIMVVDRIDRSFKVIATGDIYGDKSLPTEVYDSKLDRWSLHQIMPAVNLCSSKMAYCDSRLYLEALSPLGLMMYRLDTGYWEHIPAKFPRSLLDGYLVAGTQKRLFLVGRIGLYSTLQSMRIWELDHAKITWVEISRMPPKYFRALLRLSAERFECFGQDNLICFTSWNQGKGLLYDVDKKVWSWIAGCALQSYNCQVCFYEPRFDDYIY, from the coding sequence ATGGGTCGCGTTGGATTGAGAAATACTAGTCCTTCCAGACAAAAGGTGATTAAAACCAAACCACGTGGTTTAGATGAGGAAACGATTGCTACATTTGGTAAGGTTGTCCACCCTGATATTCAAATGGAGGATAGCATATGGGCAATGTTGCCTGAGGATCTATTGAATGAGATTTTAGTAAGGGTTCCTCCATTTATGATATTCCGTCTTCGTTCTGTTTGTAAACGATGGAATTCAATTCTCCAAGATAGtagttttcttaaatttcactCCCAAGTTCCATCTCATGGGCCTTGCCTTTTGACATTTTGGAAGAACCCGCACACCCCACAATGCTCAGTTTTCAGCTTGCCCTTGAAAGCTTGGTATAGAATTCCGTTCACATTTTTGCCACAGTGGGCATTTTGGTTGGTTGGTTCTTCAGGGggccttgtttgtttttctggACTTGATGGGCTAACTTTCAAAACTTTAGTTTGTAATCCGCTCACACAAACTTGGAGGACATTGCCTAGCATGCATTATAATCAGCAAAGGCAGTTAATAATGGTTGTGGATAGAATAGACCGTTCATTCAAAGTGATAGCCACCGGTGATATTTATGGGGATAAGTCATTGCCTACTGAAGTGTATGATTCAAAGCTTGACAGATGGTCACTCCACCAGATAATGCCCGCAGTCAACCTTTGCTCCTCAAAGATGGCTTATTGTGACTCCAGACTGTACCTGGAAGCCCTTTCACCGCTTGGTTTGATGATGTATAGGCTTGACACAGGTTACTGGGAACACATTCCAGCAAAATTTCCCAGGTCCTTGTTGGATGGATATCTGGTAGCTGGCACTCAGAAGCGTCTGTTTTTAGTTGGAAGGATTGGCCTTTATAGTACTCTTCAGAGTATGAGAATTTGGGAATTAGATCATGCTAAGATTACATGGGTGGAGATTAGTAGGATGCCACCAAAGTATTTTCGAGCTCTGTTGAGGTTATCAGCTGAAAGATTCGAGTGCTTTGGACAGGATAACTTGATTTGCTTTACATCTTGGAACCAAGGAAAAGGCCTTCTATATGATGTGGATAAGAAGGTCTGGTCTTGGATTGCTGGATGTGCGCTTCAGTCATACAACTGCCAGGTCTGTTTCTATGAGCCAAGATTTGATGACTACATCTATTGA
- the LOC18097661 gene encoding uncharacterized protein LOC18097661, whose protein sequence is MGAVTSTMAAKFAFFPPSPPSYELEEEDEEAEGGAKKLRMAAAAGVHNSNREYVDVLKLETKRGNHVVAVYFKNPAASLTVLYSHGNAADLGQMYDLFCELSLHLRVNLMGYDYSGYGQSTGKPTEQNTYVDIEAAYRCLEEKYGVKEEDVILYGQSVGSGPTLDLATRLPKLRAVVLHSPIASGLRVIYPVKRTYWFDIYKNIDKIPFINCPVLVIHGTDDDVVSWSHGKQLWERCKEKYEPLWVKGGNHCDLELYPQYIKHLKKFISAIEKSSRLRNVSGSIVDQTEDPRKSTDFREVARSSIDQRETSRLSADKKEKPRLSTDRREKSRSSTDRRERSRKSVDHPERESNGSDQHEKARNSIDRFGDMIRSVGLCNIDCFKPTATAI, encoded by the exons ATGGGGGCGGTCACATCCACGATGGCGGCGAAGTTTGCGTTTTTTCCTCCGAGTCCTCCGTCTTacgagctggaggaggaggacgaGGAGGCGGAGGGCGGTGCGAAGAAGTTAAGGATGGCGGCGGCGGCGGGTGTACATAATAGTAATAGAGAATACGTTGACGTGTTGAAATTGGAAACGAAGAGAGGGAATCATGTGGTGGCGGTGTATTTTAAGAACCCTGCGGCTTCATTGACAGTGCTTTACTCGCATGGAAATGCAGCTGATCTGGGGCAGatgtatgatttgttttgtgaGCTCAGTTTGCATCTCCGTGTTAACTTGATGGG GTATGATTATAGTGGGTATGGACAGTCAACTGGAAAg CCAACTGAGCAGAATACATATGTTGACATAGAAGCTGCTTATAGGTGTCTTGAAGAGAAATATGGggttaaagaagaagatgttaTCTTATACGGGCAATCAGTTGGAAGTGGACCCACTTTAGATTTGGCAACACGGTTACCAAAATTGAGGGCTGTGGTTCTTCACAGTCCAATTGCATCCGGCCTTCGAGTAATCTATCCAGTGAAGAGAACATACTGGTTCGACATATATAAG AACATTGATAAAATACCTTTCATCAATTGTCCAGTACTGGTGATTCAT GGAACTGATGATGATGTTGTGAGTTGGTCCCATGGTAAGCAGCTTTGGGAGCGATGTAAAGAGAAGTATGAACCATTATGGGTGAAGGGAGGGAATCATTGTGACTTGGAGCTTTACCCGCAATACATAAAGCATCTCAAGAAGTTCATATCAGCCATTGAGAAATCATCACGTCTGAGAAATGTATCTGGGTCCATTGTGGATCAAACAGAGGATCCTCGAAAGAGCACAGATTTTAGGGAGGTTGCCAGATCTAGTATAGATCAGAGAGAGACGTCTAGACTAAGTgctgataaaaaagaaaagcctAGGCTAAGCACAGACCGCAGAGAGAAGTCAAGGTCCAGCACTGATAGGAGAGAGAGATCAAGAAAAAGCGTGGATCACCCTGAGAGAGAGAGCAATGGTTCAGACCAGCATGAGAAAGCTAGGAACAGCATTGATCG CTTTGGGGACATGATAAGATCTGTTGGATTGTGCAATATCGATTGCTTCAAGCCCACGGCGACAGCCatctga